In Lotus japonicus ecotype B-129 chromosome 5, LjGifu_v1.2, one genomic interval encodes:
- the LOC130720707 gene encoding protein N-terminal glutamine amidohydrolase, with translation MTTLTMDASHFHHTPFYCEENVYLLCKKLCDDGIANAEGSDLFVAFISNEKKQIPLWNQKASTRADGVILWDYHVICIQAIQGDSPPLVWDLDSTLPFPSPLASYVSETIRPSFQLFSEYNRLFRIVHAPMFLRCFASDRRHMKVSSGNWIEDPPPHEPIVAEDGTVHNLNEYISMSVSDVDSNTKISSVKDATFTQKHGVVIKENQVEELFSLISLQ, from the exons ATGACAACCTTAACCATGGACGCTTCTCACTTTCACCATACTCCTTTTTATTG TGAGGAGAATGTGTACCTGCTTTGCAAGAAGTTGTGCGATGATGGAATTGCAAACGCTGAAGGATCTGATCTTTTTGTTGCTTTCATTTCCAATGAAAAGAAACAG ATCCCACTCTGGAATCAAAAGGCTAGCACAAGGGCAGATGGGGTTATTCTCTGGGATTATCATGTGATTTGCATTCAG GCAATTCAAGGAGATAGCCCTCCACTAGTTTGGGACTTAGATTCAACTCTTCCTTTTCCTTCACCTCTGGCTTCATATGTGTCTGAAACAATTCGCCcttcttttcaacttttttcTGAATATAATAG ATTATTCAGAATTGTGCACGCTCCAATGTTCCTTCGTTGTTTTGCATCTGATAGAAGACACATGAAAGTTTCTAGTGGAAACTGGATTGAAGATCCTCCCCCTCATGAACCCATAGTTGCTGAAG ATGGAACAGTGCATAACCTAAATGAATACATTAGCATGTCTGTTTCAGATGTTGATTCCAATACTAAGATCAGTTCAGTCAAGGATGCAACTTTTACCCAGAAACATGGTGTGGTGATAAAGGAAAATCAGGTCGAGGAATTATTTTCACTAATATCTTTACAATAG